A stretch of Arachis hypogaea cultivar Tifrunner chromosome 15, arahy.Tifrunner.gnm2.J5K5, whole genome shotgun sequence DNA encodes these proteins:
- the LOC112746849 gene encoding heavy metal-associated isoprenylated plant protein 27-like, protein MGVFDSIGELCEEWCGIQHKSRKVKQIQGVEIKVKMDCEGCERRVKKSVEGMKGVTEVEVEPKQSKLTVKGYVDPEKVLERVRQRTGKKAEFWPYVPYDVVPHPYAPEAYDKKAPPGYVRNVLLDPEASQLARASSFEVKYTTAFSDENPNACTVM, encoded by the coding sequence ATGGGTGTTTTTGATAGTATTGGAGAGCTGTGTGAGGAATGGTGTGGAATACAGCACAAAAGTAGAAAGGTGAAGCAAATACAGGGAGTGGAAATAAAGGTGAAGATGGATTGCGAAGGATGCGAGAGAAGGGTAAAGAAATCAGTGGAAGGGATGAAAGGCGTGACAGAAGTGGAAGTTGAACCCAAGCAGAGCAAGTTAACAGTAAAGGGTTACGTGGATCCAGAGAAAGTGTTAGAGCGTGTGAGGCAGCGCACCGGGAAGAAAGCAGAGTTCTGGCCATATGTACCATACGACGTCGTTCCGCACCCATATGCGCCAGAGGCTTATGACAAGAAGGCTCCGCCTGGGTACGTCAGGAACGTGCTCTTGGATCCAGAAGCTTCTCAACTGGCACGTGCTAGCTCATTTGAGGTCAAGTACACCACAGCCTTCAGCGATGAGAACCCCAATGCTTGCACTGTTATGTGA
- the LOC112747711 gene encoding lysine histidine transporter 1-like: MEENNKDINNWLAVTRSRNGKWWYSAFHNVTALVGAGVLGFPYAMSQLGWGPGITVLVLSWICTLYTAWQMIEMHEAESGKRFDRYHELGQYAFGEKLGLWIVVPQTLIVDVGTDIIYMITGGNSLKKAHQILCKDCKPIRTTYFIMIFASLQFFLSHLPSFNSIIGVSISAAVMSICYSTIAWISSAHKGALPDVKYDGRSSTTTGNVFDFFTGLGTIAFGYAAHNVLLEIQATVPSTPEKPSKKAMWKGMIVAYIVVGLCYFPVAIFGYWAFGNSVTDNILMSLDKPHWLTAVANIFVVIHVTGSYQVFAVPVFDMMESFMVRRMNFKPTWYLRFISRNIYVALTMLVAIIFPFFGGLLSFLGGLVFAPTSYFLPCIIWLVVYKPKRFSGSWCANWFCIVFGVLLMVLGSIGAMREIILQAKGYKFFS, encoded by the exons atggaagAGAATAATAAAGATATCAATAATTGGCTCGCAGTGACAAGGTCCAGGAATGGGAAGTGGTGGTACAGTGCTTTTCACAATGTCACTGCTTTGGTTGGAGCTGGAGTGCTTGGGTTTCCCTATGCCATGTCTCAACTTGGATG GGGTCCTGGCATCACAGTTTTAGTGCTTTCATGGATATGCACGTTATACACGGCATGGCAGATGATTGAGATGCACGAGGCTGAGTCTGGGAAGAGGTTTGATAGGTACCATGAATTAGGGCAATATGCCTTCGGGGAGAAACTAGGATTATGGATTGTGGTGCCTCAAACACTCATAGTGGATGTTGGTACGGACATCATTTACATGATTACTGGTGGAAATTCCTTGAAGAAGGCCCATCAGATTCTTTGCAAAGACTGTAAGCCAATTAGAACCACTTACTTCATTATGATCTTTGCAAGCCTTCAGTTTTTCCTCTCGCATCTCCCCAGTTTCAATTCCATCATTGGTGTATCTATTTCTGCAGCCGTTATGTCCATCTG CTACTCAACGATTGCATGGATAAGTTCGGCTCATAAAGGTGCCTTACCGGATGTGAAATATGATGGAAGATCTTCAACTACGACGGGGAACGTTTTTGACTTTTTTACCGGTTTGGGGACCATAGCATTTGGGTATGCTGCACACAATGTGTTACTTGAGATCCAAGCAACAGTTCCTTCGACACCGGAGAAACCTTCAAAGAAGGCCATGTGGAAGGGAATGATTGTTGCTTACATTGTTGTGGGTTTGTGCTACTTCCCTGTTGCAATCTTTGGCTACTGGGCTTTTGGAAACTCTGTTACTGATAACATCCTCATGTCTCTCGATAAACCCCACTGGCTCACTGCCGTTGCTAATATATTTGTCGTTATTCATGTCACTGGAAGTTATCAG GTGTTTGCTGTTCCGGTGTTTGACATGATGGAATCATTCATGGTACGGAGAATGAATTTCAAGCCAACTTGGTACCTTCGTTTCATTTCCCGCAATATTTATGTTG CACTTACTATGCTAGTTGCAATTATATTTCCATTTTTTGGTGGGCTCCTTAGCTTCTTAGGAGGACTTGTCTTTGCTCCAACCTCATACTTC CTCCCTTGCATAATATGGCTAGTAGTCTATAAACCAAAGAGATTTAGCGGATCCTGGTGTGCAAATTGg TTTTGCATCGTATTTGGAGTATTATTGATGGTTTTAGGCTCGATTGGCGCAATGAGGGAGATCATACTGCAAGCTAAGGGCTACAaatttttctcttga